A region of the Streptomyces sp. NBC_00442 genome:
TACATCCGCAACGGCTACGGCCTGACCGAGTGCACCGCCCCCTGTGCCTCGGTCCCGCCCGAGAAGGAAGCGCCGGTCGACCCCGTCTCGGGCACCCTCTCGGTCGGCGTGCCCGGACCCCGGACGGTCGTACGGATCCTCGACCCCGCGGGCAACGAGGTGCCCTTCGGCGAACAGGGCGAGATCGTGGTGCGCGGACCGCAGGTGGTGCCCGGCTACTGGCGCCGCCCCGACGCCACCGCCGAGGCGTTCCCCGACGGCGAACTGCGCACCGGCGACATCGGGTTCATGGACCGCGACGGCTGGCTCTACGTGGTCGACCGCATGAAGGACATGATCAACGCGTCGGGCTTCAAGGTCTGGCCGCGTGAGGTCGAGGACGTGCTCTACACGCACCCGGACGTGCGCGAGGCGGCCGTCGTGGGCGTCCCCGACGCCTACCGGGGCGAGAGCGTCAAGGCGTACGTCTCCCTGCGCCCCGGCGCCGAGGCCGGCCCCGCCGATCTCGCCGCGTACTGCAAGGAGCGGCTCGCCGCCTACAAGTACCCGCGCGAGGTGGAGATCCTGGCGGAGCTTCCCAAGACGACGAGTGGGAAGATCCTCAGGCGGGAACTGCGCAGCCAGGCGTAGCGACCGGAGCGCCGGCGCAGCAGGACCGGAACAGGGCGGGGGGCCGCGGCCCCCCGCGCACGTACGAGAGAAAGGTGGCGGCGATGGCCAAGGCGACGGACACGAGCGGCACCACACCCGTCCCCCAGCGGCTGCTCGCCGCCGCCACCCGCCTGTTCGCGGAGAACGGCTACGACCGCACCTCCGTCCAGGAGATCGTCGAGGCGGCCGGCGTCACCAAGGGTGCGCTCTACCACTACTTCGGCTCCAAGGAGGACCTCCTCCAGGAGGTGTACTCCCGGGTGCTCCGCCTCCAGCAGGAGCGGCTCGACGCGTACGCGGGCGCGGACGCGCCGATCGAGCAGCGGCTGCGCGAGGCGGCCGCGGACGTGGTGGTGACCACCATCGACAACCTCGACGACGCGGCGATCTTCTTCCGGTCGATGCACCAGCTGAGCCCGGAGAAGAACAAGCAGGTGCGCGCCGAGCGCCGCCGCTACCACGAGCGGTTCCGCGCGCTCATCGAGGAGGGCCAGGAGGCCGGGGTGTTCTCCACCGCGACCCCGGCCGACCTGGTGGTGGACTACCACTTCGGCTCCGTCCACCACCTGTCCACCTGGTACCGGCCGGGCGGCCCGCTGACCCAGCAGCAGGTCGCCGACCATCTCGCCGACCTGCTGCTGCGCGCGCTGCGGCCCTGAACTCGAACTACCGGACCGGCGGCCCGAACTACCGGACCGGCGGCCCGAACTACCCTTCCGCTAGAGGTACTTCTTCAGTTCGCGGCGGGCGAGCGAGCGCTGGTGCACCTCGTCGGGGCCGTCCGCGAGCCGCAACGTCCGTGCCGCGGCCCACAGTTCGGCCAGCGGGAAGTCCTGGCTGACGCCGCCCGCGCCGTGCAGCTGCACCGCGTTGTCGATGATGCCGACCACGGTGCGCGGAGTGGCGATCTTGATGGCCTGGATCTCGGTGTGCGCGCCGCGGTTGCCCACGGTGTCCATCAGCCAGGCCGTCTTCAGAACGAGCAGGCGCAACTGCTCGACCGCGACACGGGCGTCCGCGATCCACTCCTGCACCACGCCCTGCTGGGCGATCGGCTTGCCGAACGCCGTACGGGACACGGCCCTTCGGCACATCAGCTCGATGGCCCGCTCGGCCATCCCGATCAGGCGCATGCAGTGGTGGATCCGGCCAGGACCGAGCCGCGCCTGCGCGATGGCGAAGCCGCCGCCCTGCTCGCCGACGAGGTTGCTCGCGGGCACCCGGGCCCCGTGGAAGACGACCTCGGCGTGACCGCCGTGGTAGTGGTCCTCGTAGCCGTACACCTGCATGGCGCGGCGGATCTCGACGCCCGGGGTGTCGCGCGGAACAAGGATCATCGACTGCTGGCGCCGCACGTCGTCGTTGGCCGGGTCGGTCTTGCCCATCACGATGAAGATCGCACAGTCCGGGTTCATCGCGCCGGAGATGTACCACTTGCGCCCGGTGATGACGTAGTCGTCACCGTCCCGCTCGATGCGCGTCTCGATGTTGGTGGCGTCCGAGGAGGCCACCTCCGGCTCGGTCATCGCGAACGCCGAGCGGATCTCCCCGGCGAGCAGTGGCTCGAGCCACCGCTTCTTCTGCTCGTCCGAGCCGAACTGCGCCAGCACCTCCATGTTCCCGGTGTCCGGGGCCGCGCAGTTGAGGGCGGTCGGCGCCAAGTGCGGGGAGCGGCCGGTGATTTCGGCCAGCGGGGCGTACTGGAGGTTGGTGAGCCCGGCGCCGTGCTCCGGGTCGGGCAGGAAGAGGTTCCACAGGCCCTGGCGGCGCGCCTCGGCCTTGAGGTCCTCCACCACCCGCGGGGTGTCCCACGGCGAGGCGAGCAGCGCGCGCTGCTCGTGCGCGGTGGTCTCGGCGGGGTGGACGTACTCCTCCATGAAGGCGAGGAGCCTGGTCCGCAGTTCTTCGGTACGGGCGTCGAATGCGAAGTCCATGGCGGGGTCAGCCTTCCTGAAGGGTGGTGAGACCGTGCTCGATGAAGACGGGGACCAGCTCGCCGATGCGGTCGAACCCGGCGCCCACGGTCTGGCCGAGGGTGTAGCGGTAGTGGATGCCTTCGAGGATCACGGCGAGCTTGAACCAGGCGAACGCCGTGTACCAGGCGATCGCGGAGGTGTCGCGGCCGGAGCGGGCCGCATAGCGCTCGATCAGCTCGGCGGGGGAGGGGTGCCCGGCGGCGCCGGCCGTGGTGGAGACCGGGGAGTGCGGGAGCTCCAGCTTCGCGCTGTACATGACGAGGAGCCCGAGGTCGGTCAGCGGGTCGCCCAGGGTGGACATCTCCCAGTCGAGCACGGCGTTGATCCGGTCGTCGTCCCCGATCAGGACGTTGTCCAGGCGGTAGTCGCCGTGGACGACGGTGGGCGCCGGCGAGGCCGGCAGGTCGCGTCCGAGGGCGGCGTGCAGTTCGTCGATGCCGCCGAGGGGCCGGTTGCGGGAGGCGTCGAGCTGCTTGCCCCAGCGCCGCAGCTGCCGGTCGAGGAACCCCTCGGGGCGCCCGAAGTCGCCGAGCCCGACCGACTCGGGGTCCACGGCGTGCAGCTCGACCAGCGTGTCCACCAGCGACAGCACGGCCGCCCTGGTCCGCTCGGGGCCGAGCGGCGCGAGCTGTTCGGCGGTGCGGTACGGCGTCCCGGCCACGTACTCCATGACGTAGAACGGCGAGCCGAGCACCGACTCGTCCTCGCAGAGCAGCACCGGCTCGGGCACCGGAACGGCGGTCGGGTGCAGCGCGCTGATCACCCGGTGTTCGCGCTTCATGTCGTGCGCGGTGGCGAGCACATGGCCCAGCGGCGGCCGCCGTACGACCCACTGCCCGGTGCCGTCCGTGACGACATAGGTCAGGTTCGACCGGCCGCCCTCGATCAGGCGGGCACGGAGCGGTCCGCTCACGAGGCCCGGACGGGCGCGGTCCAGATGGGCCCGCAGCCGCTCCGGATCGAGGCCTGGCGGGGGGACTGCGCTCATGTTCGGCACCTCCACGGCGGGATCGGTCGTCCTGTGACGAGAACACGCTACCGACCAGTCGGTATGCCGTCCAGAGCGGGCCCGGCCGGATTCGGGCGGGCGCGCCGTGGCGCGGCGTTCACCGACCGCGTCACCGACGGCATTCACCGACCGCGTTCAGAACAGCATGGCGACGGCGAGACAGGCCAGGGCCACCGTGCACGCGGCCGCCGCGAGGGCGGCGCGCACCCCGAGCACCCGGGGGCGGGCGCCGCCGCTCAGCGTCTGGATGCGGCGGTGCGCCACCGCGAGGAAGCCGAGCCACACCAGCGCGCCGAGCGTCACCGCCACCAGCGCGAGGGGTGAACTTCCCCGGTGCACGGCCTGTTTGGCGGCGAGCACGGCGGCCACCGTGCACGACAGGGTGGTACGCCGCCACGCGAGCCGGGTCCGCTCGGGCTGGAGCCCCGGGTCGCGTGCGGGCACCCGTGCGGGCATCAGCCCGCCCAGCCGAAGACCACGACCACCACCATCGACACGGCGACCAGGGCCACCGCGAGGCTCAGGACGGTCGGGAAACGCGACACCGGCAGGTCCTCGCCGCGCCGCATGGCCCGCTCGCACCGCACCCAGTGGTTCACCGCCCGCAGCGCGCACAGCACCCCCGCGGCGAGCAGCGCGAGCGCGAGCGCCACCCGGATGCCCCGGCGCAGGTCCGGCAGGAACTGGTCGACCGCGAAGCCGCCGCCGACCAGCGCGAGCGAGGTCCTGATCCAGGCCAGGAAGGTGCGCTCGTTGGCGAGCGAGAACCGGTAGTCGGGGGTCTCGCCCTCCTCGCCGATCCGCTGGGGCGCGAACCACAGCCGCAGCGTCTGCACGATCGTGATCACTCGCCGCACCCTACCCGGCGGCCCCTCAGGACAGCGCGAGCCCCGAGGCGCGCAGCCGCCGCCACGCCGCGAGCCCGTCCGGCACCCACTCCCAGTCGTCGATGCGGCGCTCCAGCTCGTCGAGCGGCAGGAAGGCGTGCCAGGCGACCTCCTCCACCTGCGGGTCCACGGGCAGCTCGCACCGCACCTCGTACACCGACGACCACCAGCTCTGCTCACCGTTGTCGAAGAGGAACTTGAACAGCGGCACCGGCCGCGGCAGCCCGCGCACCCCGAGCTCCTCCTCCGCCTCGCGCAGCGCCGCGTCGTCGTACGACTCGCCGGCGCCCACCACCCCGCCGACGAACAGGTCGTACAGGGAGGGGAAGACGAGCTTGTCCGGGGTGCGGCGGTGGACGAAGATCCGGCCCGCCGCGTCCCGGGCCAGGATGAACACGCAGCGGTGCCGCAGGTTCCGCGCGTAGGCGTCGGCCCGCCGGGCCTGCCCGGTCACGGTGTCGTGCTCGTCGACGATGTCCAGGATTTCATCAGCCGGATTCATGGAGCCATGAAACCACCGCCCCGGCGGCCCTCCACCGGCCCCGTCGCCCCGCCCCCGCGCCGCCCACCGGGACGCTCAGTGCGGCTGGAGGTCACAGGTCTCCTCCTGCGGCGCGGTGCCGGACGGCATCGCGGGGTGCATCCCGAGCAGCACGATCCCCGCCACGATCGCCGCGAGCCCGGCCGCCTCCCAGGCCAGCGCCCCCGTGTCGGTACGCAGCCGGTCCCCGAGGAAGCCGACCGCGCAGGCGATCCCCGCGAGCGGCTGCGCCGCCGTCAGGGCGGGCAGCGACATCCGCAGCGGAGCCGTCTCGAAGGCGCTCTGCACCAGGACGAGCCCGGTGATCCCGAGCGCGATCACCGCGTACGGCTGCCAGCTCGTCATCAGCTCCGGCCAGCCGCCGCGCGACAGGCGCTGCCCGCTGATCCGGGTCAGCGCGTCCTGGAGGCCGTACAGCATGCCCGCGGCGAGGGCCAGCAGCACCGGCGCCGCCACGCTGAGCCGGTCGTGCTTGGCGAGCGCCGCGAGCACCAGCGCGGTGCCGACCACGATGCCCACGATCAGCCAGTGCCGCAGCGCACCCGCGACGGCGACGCCGCCCTGCGGCTGGCCCGCCACGATGAACGCGGTCACCCCGCCGGCGAGCAGCACGAGCCCCGCCCAGCCCTGACGGCCGAGCGGCTGGCGGGTCCACAGCCGCGACAGCCACATCGCGAAGAACAGGTTGGTCGCCACCAGCGGCTCGACCAGCGACACCTCGCCGTAGCCGAGCGCGAGGGCGCTCAGCACCATCCCCGCCACCATCAGGCCTATCCCGGCCAGCCAGCGCGGCATCCGCACCAGGTCGAGCAGCAGCCTCGGGGAGAGGAAGTCGCTCAGCGGGGCGTGCTGCGCCGCGTTCTGCTGCAGCACGAAGCCCGAGCCCAGACAACACGCTGCGCTCACGGCGAGGACGAGGACCAGGACCGACACGACGTACACCTCAAGTACGGCCGGGGGGCGCTGTTTTGGCCGACGATAGCGCCCCGGCGACGCGGCTGCCTCCCGGGTGCCCGCCGCCGGGCGGTTGACGCCGGGTGACGGCCCGCCGAAGATCTGACCCACGGGTAACCTGGCGGACGAGCGGAATGAGCGGCCGATGGCGTACGACGCCGATGTGATCGTGATCGGGGCGGGCCTCGCGGGCCTGGTGGCCACCGCCGAGCTGGTGGACGCCGGCAAAAAGGTGATCCTGCTCGACCAGGAGCCCGAACGGTCCCTGGGCGGCCAGGCGCACTGGTCCTTCGGCGGTCTCTTCCTCGTGGACTCGCCCGAGCAGCGCCGTATGAGGATCAAGGACAGCCGGGCGCTCGCGCTCCAGGACTGGTACGGCACGGCCGGCTTCGACCGGGACGAGGACCACTGGCCACGCGAGTGGGCCACGGCGTACGTCGACTTCGCGGCGGGCGAGAAGCGGGCGTGGCTGCACGCCCAGGGGGTCCGGTTCTTCCCCGTGGTGGGCTGGGCCGAACGGGGCGGCTACGACGCCACCGGGCATGGCAACTCCGTTCCCCGCTTCCACATCACCTGGGGCACCGGGCCGGGCATCGTCGCCCCGTTCGAGCGGAGAGTGCGGGAGGGCGCCGCCCGGGGACTCGTTCAGTTCGCGTTCCGCCACCGGGTCACGGGGCTCGGCCGCAGCGCCGGAACCGTCGACACCGTCACCGGCGAGATCCTGGAGCCGTCCGGTGCCGCGCGCGGGACCGCGTCCACCCGGACCGTCACCGGCTCCTTCGAGCTTACGGCGCAGGCGGTGATCGTGACCAGCGGCGGCATCGGAGGCAACCACGACCTCGTGCGGGCCCAGTGGCCCGAGCGGCTCGGCACCCCGCCCGAACACATGCTCTCCGGGGTGCCCGCCCATGTGGACGGCCTCATGCTCGGCATCACCGAACGGGCCGGCGCCCACCACATCAACCGCGACCGGATGTGGCACTACACCGAGGGCATCCAGAACTGGAACCCGATATGGGCCCGGCACGGCATACGCATTCTCCCCGGCCCCTCCTCGCTCTGGCTGGACGCGCGCGGCAGCCGGCTTCCGGTGCCGCTCTTCCCCGGCTTCGACACGCTCGGCACGCTCGACCACATCATGAAGACCGGGTACGACTACACGTGGTTCGTCCTCGACCAGAAGATCATCGGCAAGGAGTTCGCCCTGTCGGGCTCCGAGCAGAACCCCGACCTGACGGGCAAGTCCGTACGCGGTGTCATCGGGCGGGCCCGTGCCGATGTGCCGGGGCCGGTCAAGGCGTTCATGGACCACGGCGCCGACTTCGTCGTCGAGAAGGACCTCGCCTCGCTGGTGCGCGGCATGAACGCGCTCACCGAGGAGCCCCTCATCGACGAGGCGGCGCTGCGCCGCGAGATCGTGGCCCGCGACCGTGAGATCGCCAACCCCTTCACCAAGGACCTCCAGGTCACCGCCCTGCGCGGGGCCCGTGCCTATCTCGGCGACAAGCTGATCCGCACCGCGCCCCCGCACCGCATCCTCGACCCGGAGGCCGGCCCGCTGATCGCGGTGAAGCTGCACATCCTGACCCGCAAGTCGCTCGGCGGCCTGGAGACCGATCTGTCCTCGCGCGTCCTCATGGCGGGCGGCGAGCCGCTGCCGGGCGTGTACGCGGCGGGGGAGGCGGCCGGGTTCGGCGGCGGAGGCGTCCACGGCTACCGCTCCCTGGAAGGCACCTTCCTCGGCGGCTGCATCTTCTCCGGGCGTGCGGCGGGCCGTGCGGCGGCGAAGGCCGTCTCGTAGGGGGGCCCGTGCCCCGGGCGGGGAATTTCTGACGGAACGGTGACGTGCGGCCCCGGCCCCTGGCAGGACCGGCCCGCGGGTGTTCGAATCATGGGGTGACACCAGAACCAACGCCTCCGCCCGAGCGGGGCGCACCCGTCGGGCGCCGGCTCGTGCTCGGCATGCTCGGACTCGGCGTGGCCGGCGTCGCCTCCGCCCGCTACCTCCAGGGCGGCCTGGAATCCTTCCTCGGCGCCGCCGCCGACAAGGACCCCACCGGGCTCACCAGCCTGCTGCCCAACGGCGGCGGCTTCCGCTACTACTCGGTCACCTCGTCGGTGCCGAACAAGAGCGCCGCCGACTACCGCCTGAGCGTCGACGGCCTGGTGACCAGGCCGACGTCCTACACACTGGACGCGCTGCGCGCGCTGCCGCAGACCCGCCTGGTGCGCGATGTGCAGTGCGTGACCGGCTGGCGGGTGCCCGGCACCCCCTTCGCCGGGGTCCAGCTGTCCCGCCTCCTGGACGCGGCGGGAGTGCGCCCCGGCGCCGGCGCGGTCCGCTTCACCTGCTTCGACGGCGCGTACAGCGAGAGCCTCACCCTCGAACAGGCGCGCCGCGACGACGTGTTGATCGCCCTGAGCATGCAGGACAAGCCGGTCAGCCACGCGCACGGCGGCCCGGTCCGCCTGTACGTGGCGCCCATGTACTTCTACAAGTCGGCGAAATGGCTCTCCGGGATCACGGTGACGGAGAAGGTCGAGCGGGGATTCTGGGAGGAGCGAGGCTATGACACCGACGCCTGGGTCGGCCGGTCCAACGGACGCGAAGACACCCCCACCGCCTCCTGAACTCCCCTACACGGTACGGAGGTTCACGCCCGGCGTGCGATGGGTGCACCGGGCCACGGCCTGGCTGATGGGCGCCTGTGTGGTCACCGCCGCGATCCTGTACGTCCCGCAGTTCGCCGAGGCGGTCGGCCGCCGTGAACTGGTGGTGCGGGTGCACGAGATCTGCGGGGTGCTGCTGCCCGTGCCGGTCCTGGCCGGGCTCGTGTCGCGCGCCGTCCGGGCGGATCTGGGCCGGCTCAACCGCTTCTACCCGTACGACCGCACCTGGCTGCGCAGCGCCCTGCGCCGGCTGCGCGAGCCGCGGCCCGCTGACAAGTTCAACGCCGGGCAGAAGGTGTACGCGGGCTGGATCGCGGGTGCCTGCCTGGTGATGCTGGGCACCGGCCTGGTGATGTGGTTCACGCACCTCGCGCCCATCGAGGTGCGGATCGGGTCCACGTTCGTCCACGACTGGCTCTCGCTCGCCGTCGGCATCGTCGTCGCCGGACACGTGTGGATGGCGTTCGGCGACCCGGAGGCACGCCGTGGCATGCGTACCGGGTCGGTCGAACGGCGGTGGGCGGAGCGTGAACACCCCTTGTGGGAACCGGGAGGGGACGACGCGGGTCCGGAACCCCGGCTAGACGACGAGTGACAGGAGCAGCACGAAGCCGAGCGACACCACGGAGATGATCGTCTCCATCACCGACCAGGTCTTGACCGTCTGGCCGACGCTCATCCCGAAGTACTCCTTCACCAGCCAGAACCCGGCGTCGTTGACGTGGCTGAAGAAGAGCGAACCGGCGCCGACGGCGAGCACGAGCAGCGCCGCGTGCGCGGTCGACATGTCGGCCGCGAGCGGTGCCACCAGACCCGCGGCGGAGATCGTCGCGACCGTCGCCGAGCCCGTCGCGAGCCGGATCGCGACCGCGATCAGCCAGGCGAGCAGCAGCGAGGGAATCGCCCAGTCCCTGGAGAAGTCCAGGATCATCCGGCCGACACCCACGTCGATCAGCGTCTGCTTGAAGCCGCCGCCCGCGCCCACGATGAGCAGGACGCCCGCGATCGGCGCGAGGGACTTCTCGACGGTCGTCGAGATCCGCTCCTTGGTGAACCCGGCGGCCCGGCCGAGTGTGAAGAGGGCGACCAGGACGGCGGCGAGCAGCGCGATCAGGGGCGAGCCGATGACGTCGGTGACCCGCTGGAGGTGGTTCTTCGGGTCGTCGATCACGATGTCGACCAGCGCCTTGGCCAGCATCAGGACGACCGGAAGCAGCACCGTGGCGAGGGTCGCGCCGAAACTGGGGCGCTTCTCCAGGTCCTCCGAGGGGCGGCTGGGGACCATCGCGTCCGGGGCGGGGATGTCGACCCAGCGGGCGGCGTACTTCGAGAACACCGGGCCCGCGATGATCACCGTAGGAATGGCCACGACCACGCCGAGCGCGAGCGTCACCCCCAGATTGGCGCCGATCGCGTCGATGGCGACGAGCGGCCCCGGGTGCGGGGGAATCAGGCCGTGCATCACCGAGAGGCCGGCGAGCGCGGGGATGCCGATCCGCATCAGGGAGTAGTTGCCGCGCTTGGCGACGAGCAGCACCACCGGGATCAGCAGCACGATGCCGACCTCGAAGAAGAGCGGCAGCCCGATGATCGAGGCGATGGCCACCATCGCCCAGGGCATCGCCCGCCCGCCGGACTTGCCGGCCTTGGCCAGGATGGTGTCGACGATCTGGTCGGCGCCGCCGGAGTCGGCCAGCAGTCTGCCGAGTATGGCGCCGAGCGCGATGAGCACTCCCACGCCGGCGACGGTGCTGCCGAGGCCCGCGCTGAAGCTGGTGATGACCTTGTCGAGGGGCGCGCCCGCGAACGCGCCGAGCGCCAGCGAGCCGATGGTCAGCGCCAGGAAGGCGTGCAGTTTGAAGGTGGTGATGAGCAGGACGATGACGGCGATGCCCGCGAGTACGGCGATGCCCAGCTGGGTGTGGCCGGCCGAGGTGATCGGCTGCGTGGCGTCCGCTGCCAGGAACTCGACGCTGAGTCTGGTCACGGTGGGGATTCCTTAGGTGGTGAGCGTGCGCAGCGCGGCGGCGGCCCGCTCCGCGATGTCCTCGGGGGTGCCGGACACGTCGACGGCGACGCCCGCCTCGTCCGCGCCCAGCGGCTGAAGGGTGGCGAACTGGGAGTCGAGCAGCGCGGCCGGCATGAAGTGGCCCTTGCGCTCGGCCATCCGCCGCTCGATGAGCGCGCGGTCCCCCGTCAGGTGCAGGAAGACGATCCCGGGGGCGGCCGCCCGCAGCCGGTCGCGGTAGCTCCGCTTGAGCGCGGAGCTGCTGACGACGCCGCCGAGCCCGGCCCGGCCGTGCGCCCAGGCGCCGATCGCGTCGAGCCAGGGCCCGCGGTCGGCGTCGTCCAGGGCGATGCCCGCGGACATCTTGGCGACGTTGGCCGCGGGATGGAAGTCGTCGCCCTCGGCGTAGGGGACGCCGAGCCGTGCTGCGACCAGCGGTCCGATGGTGGTCTTGCCGGTCCCGGCAACGCCCATCACCACGATGGTCAGGGGGGAGTTCATGCGGGTGGTGCCTCGCTGTCCTCATCGACATCGATGTCCGTCGCGGCCCACTCAAACTCATTAGGTACGACATATTCAAGAGGTCGTGATGTAAAAGTCATACTTTTAAGGCCCGGGTTCGCGCCCGTAGTCTTGGCCCATGACGACTGGGGCCCGGGGCCTTCACACGCATGTGCTCGACAGCCTGGGCCTGGCCATCACCGCGGGCGAGTACCCGCCCGGCAGCGTGCTGCGCACCGACGAGCTCGCGCAGCGCTTCGACGTCTCGCGCACCGTGGTCCGCGAAGTGGTCCGCGTCCTGGAATCCATGCATCTGGTCGAGTCGCGGCGCCGGGTCGGCGTGACGGTCCGGCCGGCGGAGCAGTGGAACGTGTACGACCCGCAGGTCATCCGGTGGCGTCTGGCCGGCGCCGACCGGCCGCGCCAACTGCGCTCCCTGACCGTGCTGCGCTCGGCCGTGGAGCCGGCCGCGGCCGGGCTCGCCGCCCTGCACGCCACCCCCGCGCAGTGCGCGGCCCTCACCGAGGAGGCCCTCGGCATGGTGGCCACCTCGCGCGGGCGGCAGCTGGAGGCCTACCTCGTGCACGACGTCGCCTTCCACCGGATCGTGCTCAACGCCTCCGGCAACGAGATGTTCGCCCGGCTCGGCGACGTGGTCGCCGAGGTCCTCACCGGCCGCACCCACCACCAGGTCATGTTCCCCGACCCCGACCCGGCAGCCGTCACTTTGCACGTGCGGGTGGCCGCGGCGGTGCGCGAGCGCGACGCCGCGGAGGCCGAACGGCTGACCCGGGAGATCGCGCTCGGCGCCCTCCAGGAGCTCGACGTCCTCGCGCCCTAGGTACGCTGAGCAACAAAAACGCGCACCGGATACCTTTCGGTTACCTCAGAAACAGCTCAAATCTGCCCGTACGTGACATTGGCCACTGCCAAACTGTGCAGACAGCGGGGACTATGGGCGCCGCCGGCTCGTGCCAGGGTGACGACCTGCATCACCGACGCGACCGGTCCCGCACGACCGCATGACCCCTCACAAAGGCGAACTACTCCATGAGTGACCGCACCATGCCTGCGGCCGAGCCCCAGAGTGCCCCCGCGGGGGCGACGACGGGCACCCCCCACATCGACGCCGGTGACGCCGGTTACAGCAAGGACCTCAAGTCCCGCCACATCAACATGATCGCCATCGGCGGCGCGATAGGCACCGGCCTCTTCCTCGGTGCCGGCGGCCGTCTCGCGGGCGCGGGCCCCTCGCTCGCGATCGCCTACGCGGTCTGCGGCGTCTTCGCCTTCTTCGTCGTACGGGCCCTCGGTGAGCTCGTGCTCTACCGTCCCTCCTCGGGCGCCTTCGTCTCCTACGCCCGCGAGTTCATGGGTGAGAAGGGCGCCTACACGGCGGGCTGGCTGTACTTCCTGAACTGGTCGACCACCGCCGTCGCCGACATCACCGCGGCCGCGACCTACGCCCACTTCTGGGCCATGTTCAGCGACGTACCGCAGTGGGTCTGCGCGCTCGTCGCGCTCGCGGTCGTCCTCACCGCCAACCTCATCTCGGTGAAGTACTTCGGCGAGATGGAGTTCTGGTTCGCGATCATCAAGGT
Encoded here:
- a CDS encoding TetR/AcrR family transcriptional regulator, producing the protein MAKATDTSGTTPVPQRLLAAATRLFAENGYDRTSVQEIVEAAGVTKGALYHYFGSKEDLLQEVYSRVLRLQQERLDAYAGADAPIEQRLREAAADVVVTTIDNLDDAAIFFRSMHQLSPEKNKQVRAERRRYHERFRALIEEGQEAGVFSTATPADLVVDYHFGSVHHLSTWYRPGGPLTQQQVADHLADLLLRALRP
- a CDS encoding acyl-CoA dehydrogenase family protein, with translation MDFAFDARTEELRTRLLAFMEEYVHPAETTAHEQRALLASPWDTPRVVEDLKAEARRQGLWNLFLPDPEHGAGLTNLQYAPLAEITGRSPHLAPTALNCAAPDTGNMEVLAQFGSDEQKKRWLEPLLAGEIRSAFAMTEPEVASSDATNIETRIERDGDDYVITGRKWYISGAMNPDCAIFIVMGKTDPANDDVRRQQSMILVPRDTPGVEIRRAMQVYGYEDHYHGGHAEVVFHGARVPASNLVGEQGGGFAIAQARLGPGRIHHCMRLIGMAERAIELMCRRAVSRTAFGKPIAQQGVVQEWIADARVAVEQLRLLVLKTAWLMDTVGNRGAHTEIQAIKIATPRTVVGIIDNAVQLHGAGGVSQDFPLAELWAAARTLRLADGPDEVHQRSLARRELKKYL
- a CDS encoding phosphotransferase family protein: MSAVPPPGLDPERLRAHLDRARPGLVSGPLRARLIEGGRSNLTYVVTDGTGQWVVRRPPLGHVLATAHDMKREHRVISALHPTAVPVPEPVLLCEDESVLGSPFYVMEYVAGTPYRTAEQLAPLGPERTRAAVLSLVDTLVELHAVDPESVGLGDFGRPEGFLDRQLRRWGKQLDASRNRPLGGIDELHAALGRDLPASPAPTVVHGDYRLDNVLIGDDDRINAVLDWEMSTLGDPLTDLGLLVMYSAKLELPHSPVSTTAGAAGHPSPAELIERYAARSGRDTSAIAWYTAFAWFKLAVILEGIHYRYTLGQTVGAGFDRIGELVPVFIEHGLTTLQEG
- a CDS encoding DUF202 domain-containing protein, with the translated sequence MPARVPARDPGLQPERTRLAWRRTTLSCTVAAVLAAKQAVHRGSSPLALVAVTLGALVWLGFLAVAHRRIQTLSGGARPRVLGVRAALAAAACTVALACLAVAMLF
- a CDS encoding YidH family protein, encoding MITIVQTLRLWFAPQRIGEEGETPDYRFSLANERTFLAWIRTSLALVGGGFAVDQFLPDLRRGIRVALALALLAAGVLCALRAVNHWVRCERAMRRGEDLPVSRFPTVLSLAVALVAVSMVVVVVFGWAG
- a CDS encoding NUDIX hydrolase, encoding MNPADEILDIVDEHDTVTGQARRADAYARNLRHRCVFILARDAAGRIFVHRRTPDKLVFPSLYDLFVGGVVGAGESYDDAALREAEEELGVRGLPRPVPLFKFLFDNGEQSWWSSVYEVRCELPVDPQVEEVAWHAFLPLDELERRIDDWEWVPDGLAAWRRLRASGLALS
- a CDS encoding DMT family transporter, yielding MSVLVLVLAVSAACCLGSGFVLQQNAAQHAPLSDFLSPRLLLDLVRMPRWLAGIGLMVAGMVLSALALGYGEVSLVEPLVATNLFFAMWLSRLWTRQPLGRQGWAGLVLLAGGVTAFIVAGQPQGGVAVAGALRHWLIVGIVVGTALVLAALAKHDRLSVAAPVLLALAAGMLYGLQDALTRISGQRLSRGGWPELMTSWQPYAVIALGITGLVLVQSAFETAPLRMSLPALTAAQPLAGIACAVGFLGDRLRTDTGALAWEAAGLAAIVAGIVLLGMHPAMPSGTAPQEETCDLQPH
- a CDS encoding FAD-binding dehydrogenase yields the protein MAYDADVIVIGAGLAGLVATAELVDAGKKVILLDQEPERSLGGQAHWSFGGLFLVDSPEQRRMRIKDSRALALQDWYGTAGFDRDEDHWPREWATAYVDFAAGEKRAWLHAQGVRFFPVVGWAERGGYDATGHGNSVPRFHITWGTGPGIVAPFERRVREGAARGLVQFAFRHRVTGLGRSAGTVDTVTGEILEPSGAARGTASTRTVTGSFELTAQAVIVTSGGIGGNHDLVRAQWPERLGTPPEHMLSGVPAHVDGLMLGITERAGAHHINRDRMWHYTEGIQNWNPIWARHGIRILPGPSSLWLDARGSRLPVPLFPGFDTLGTLDHIMKTGYDYTWFVLDQKIIGKEFALSGSEQNPDLTGKSVRGVIGRARADVPGPVKAFMDHGADFVVEKDLASLVRGMNALTEEPLIDEAALRREIVARDREIANPFTKDLQVTALRGARAYLGDKLIRTAPPHRILDPEAGPLIAVKLHILTRKSLGGLETDLSSRVLMAGGEPLPGVYAAGEAAGFGGGGVHGYRSLEGTFLGGCIFSGRAAGRAAAKAVS
- a CDS encoding molybdopterin-dependent oxidoreductase → MTPEPTPPPERGAPVGRRLVLGMLGLGVAGVASARYLQGGLESFLGAAADKDPTGLTSLLPNGGGFRYYSVTSSVPNKSAADYRLSVDGLVTRPTSYTLDALRALPQTRLVRDVQCVTGWRVPGTPFAGVQLSRLLDAAGVRPGAGAVRFTCFDGAYSESLTLEQARRDDVLIALSMQDKPVSHAHGGPVRLYVAPMYFYKSAKWLSGITVTEKVERGFWEERGYDTDAWVGRSNGREDTPTAS
- a CDS encoding cytochrome b/b6 domain-containing protein, yielding MTPTPGSAGPTDAKTPPPPPELPYTVRRFTPGVRWVHRATAWLMGACVVTAAILYVPQFAEAVGRRELVVRVHEICGVLLPVPVLAGLVSRAVRADLGRLNRFYPYDRTWLRSALRRLREPRPADKFNAGQKVYAGWIAGACLVMLGTGLVMWFTHLAPIEVRIGSTFVHDWLSLAVGIVVAGHVWMAFGDPEARRGMRTGSVERRWAEREHPLWEPGGDDAGPEPRLDDE